The window ATACCCCAACTCATAAAATAGATTGTTTTAAAAATAGAGTTGCATTGGAAATTGAATGGAATAACAAAGATCCCTTCTATGATAGAGATTTAAATAATTTTAGACTGCTTTTTGATCTTCGTGCAATTAGTGTTGGTGTGATTATAACACGCTGTGATAACCTTCAAAACATTTTTAATGATTTGGGGAGAGGCTCATCTTATGGAGCTTCTACAACGCATATGGGCAAACTGCTTCCGAGAATTGAAGGTGGCAGTGGTGCTGGCTGCCCTATTGTGGTTTTTGGAATTTCAAAATCTCTTTATGTGGAGGATATGTAATTATGAATGCGTCAGATGATTTATTACATTTTATTGGTAAAAGAAAGTTTTCTACAATACTTGCAGATCCACCTTGGCAGTTTCAGAACCGTACAGGTAAAATGGCCCCAGAACATAAACGGTTATCACGTTATTCAACAATGAAATTACAAGAAATAAAAGACCTGCCTGTAGAAGCAATTGCTGAAGAAAGAGCACATCTTTATTTGTGGGTTCCAAATGCACTCTTGGCAGAAGGTATGCAAGTAATGGAAAACTGGGGATTTAAATATAAAACAAATCTGATCTGGTATAAAATAAGGAAGGATGGTGGTCCTGACAGGAGAGGGGTTGGATTTTATTTCAGGAATGTGACGGAAATGATTTTGTTTGGTGTTCGCGGGAAAAATATTAGAACTTTACAACCAGGAAGAAGTCAGGAAAATATTATATCATCGCGCAAAAGAGAACATAGCCGGAAACCAGATGAACAGTACGATATAATCGAATCTTGCAGTTGGGGTCCATATTTAGAACTTTTTGGAAGAGGAACAAAAAAAGGATGGATTACTTGGGGTAATCAATCTGAAGAATATACTCCAGATTGGGCAACATATTCAAATCACTCTCAAACAGGGAAAGTCATACCGTTTGAAAAAGTTAAGGCCGGGTGAAAGATGAAACATAAAAAGAAGGTTTTAAAACGGGGAAGCAACTATATTCGACCTTTGCAGAGGTTATGACAATATTTTATGAGATATTATATTGCCAATGATTTAAACATATTTGATTTTGATCAACGGTTTGAAATTGCTGAAAGCAGTCTTGCGCCATTTTATTATGATGTTGCGAATAAAATTAAATTATATAATTTAGATACATTCTCATTTTTCCCACATATACCAGACAATTGTGTCGATCTGATCTTTGCAGATCCGCCCTATTTTTTATCATCCGGCGGTATAACGTGTCGCAGTGGGAAAAGGGTATGTGTAAATAAGGGGAAGTGGGATAAATCACGCAGCATTGAATCTGTTCATAATTTCAATAAAAAATGGTTGATAGAAATTAAGCGAATTCTGAAAGCAAATGGTACAATTTGGGTTTGTGGTACATTTCATAATATATTCTCAGTTGGCTTTGCCTTGCAGGAGTTAGACTTTAAAATATTAAACAATATCGTCTGGGAAAAGCAAGACCCTCCTCCAAATTTAACCCAAAAATATTTTACTCATGCTTCTGAGCATCTTATTTGGGCATCAAAAACAAAGCATTCAAAACATACTTTTAATTATGATATGCTCAAAACTATCTCAAATGGGAAACCAATGAAATCTGTATGGAGAGATATCTGGGAAATGCCATCAGCTGATAAGTCTGAAAAACTTTTTGGAAAACATCCAACACAAAAGCCGGAAGAAGTTGTTAAAAGAGCTATAATAGCATCCAGTAATATTAACGATTTAGTATTCGATCCCTTTTGCGGGAGTGGCACAACGGGAGTTGTGTGTAAAAAACTAAATCGAAAATTTGTTGGTATTGATAATGAGATAGCGTATTTGAATATAGCCCAAAAAAGATTAAAGGCGACAATCAATGATGTTAAATATACTTCGTTTTAGAATATTTTGATTGTTGGAAACCTGCACATAACAATGGCATGAACACGGATTTTAAAATGCTGGCGCATTTTAAAACCGGTTATATTTACAAAACTTGGAGGCCATATGGACGAAACAAGGCTATGGAAAATAGTTGGGAGCAATTCCCAAGAGCTTAATGTTGAACGCATTCAGAATGTCAAGGAAACTGAAACGGAGAACCAACTCGAGGAAGTAATTACCCGCTGTCCAAATTTATTGATGAAAGATTTAAAGCTTATTGGTCGTCAAACTGATACTGCTGGCGGCCCCTTAGAT of the Anaerolineae bacterium genome contains:
- a CDS encoding BglII/BstYI family type II restriction endonuclease — its product is MGIELLSDFIRENYEAHEWKHACAILKEDFTDEWNDIISVLEAFRLKKSWITTPGGRKSKVSGFIDGYLYNKGWIEKEFATKVTVDDHTMDTPTHKIDCFKNRVALEIEWNNKDPFYDRDLNNFRLLFDLRAISVGVIITRCDNLQNIFNDLGRGSSYGASTTHMGKLLPRIEGGSGAGCPIVVFGISKSLYVEDM
- a CDS encoding MT-A70 family methyltransferase, with translation MNASDDLLHFIGKRKFSTILADPPWQFQNRTGKMAPEHKRLSRYSTMKLQEIKDLPVEAIAEERAHLYLWVPNALLAEGMQVMENWGFKYKTNLIWYKIRKDGGPDRRGVGFYFRNVTEMILFGVRGKNIRTLQPGRSQENIISSRKREHSRKPDEQYDIIESCSWGPYLELFGRGTKKGWITWGNQSEEYTPDWATYSNHSQTGKVIPFEKVKAG
- a CDS encoding site-specific DNA-methyltransferase → MRYYIANDLNIFDFDQRFEIAESSLAPFYYDVANKIKLYNLDTFSFFPHIPDNCVDLIFADPPYFLSSGGITCRSGKRVCVNKGKWDKSRSIESVHNFNKKWLIEIKRILKANGTIWVCGTFHNIFSVGFALQELDFKILNNIVWEKQDPPPNLTQKYFTHASEHLIWASKTKHSKHTFNYDMLKTISNGKPMKSVWRDIWEMPSADKSEKLFGKHPTQKPEEVVKRAIIASSNINDLVFDPFCGSGTTGVVCKKLNRKFVGIDNEIAYLNIAQKRLKATINDVKYTSF